In a single window of the Nicotiana tomentosiformis chromosome 10, ASM39032v3, whole genome shotgun sequence genome:
- the LOC104089330 gene encoding 31 kDa ribonucleoprotein, chloroplastic has product MSCAIKPIIKPSSMATNSCLISLPPLFATTTKSKSFSYPHLSNTLKPIKLLHLSCSYSPSSLPFILSLKKKTSVSALQEEENTLILDGQEQESGDLFNFEASGEETEEEGFVEAVEDAGESDEVEAEEEEEEFQEPPEDAKLFVGNLPYDVDSEGLARLFEQAGVVEIAEVIYNRDTDQSRGFGFVTMSTVEEAEKAVEMYNRYDVNGRLLTVNKAARRGERPERPPRTFEQSYRIYVGNIPWGIDDARLEQLFSEHGKVVSARVVYDRETGRSRGFGFVTMASETEMSDAIANLDGQSLDGRTIRVNVAEDRSRRNMF; this is encoded by the exons ATGTCCTGTGCAATCAAGCCAATAATAAAGCCTTCATCCATGGCAACTAACAGTTGCCTCATTTCTCTTCCTCCCCTCTTTGCCACCACcacaaaatccaaatctttttccTACCCACATCTTTCAAACACATTAAAACCCATTAAACTCCTCCACCTTTCTTGCTCTTATTCTCCTTCATCACTTCCCTTTATCTTATCCCtcaaaaagaaaacatcagttTCTGCACTGCAAGAAGAAGAAAACACCCTTATACTTGACGGCCAAGAACAGGAATCTGGAGACTTGTTTAACTTTGAAGCTAGTGGTGAAGAAACAGAAGAAGAAGGGTTTGTAGAGGCAGTTGAAGATGCTGGGGAGAGTGATGAGGTTGAAgcagaagaggaggaggaggagtttcAAGAACCACCTGAAGATGCTAAGTTGTTTGTTGGGAATTTACCTTATGATGTAGACAGTGAAGGGCTGGCTCGGCTTTTTGAGCAGGCTGGTGTTGTTGAGATTGCTGAG GTTATTTACAATAGGGACACTGATCAAAGTCGTGGATTTGGGTTTGTGACAATGAGTACGGTGGAAGAAGCTGAGAAAGCTGTGGAAATGTACAATCGTTAT GATGTCAATGGAAGACTCTTGACAGTCAACAAAGCTGCTCGTAGAGGAGAGCGACCTGAGCGTCCGCCTCGGACATTTGAACAGTCTTACAGGATCTACGTCGGCAATATCCCATGGGGCATTGATGATGCACGCCTTGAGCAACTGTTCAGTGAACATGGTAAAGTAGTAAGTGCTCGGGTAGTTTATGACAGAGAAACTGGCCGGTCGCGAGGTTTTGGTTTTGTTACGATGGCAAGTGAAACTGAAATGAGTGATGCAATTGCTAACCTTGATGGACAG AGTTTGGATGGGAGGACAATCAGGGTAAATGTTGCTGAAGATAGATCCAGGCGCAACATGTTTTGA